From Pongo pygmaeus isolate AG05252 chromosome 1, NHGRI_mPonPyg2-v2.0_pri, whole genome shotgun sequence, one genomic window encodes:
- the LZIC gene encoding protein LZIC has protein sequence MASRGKTETSKLKQNLEEQLDRLMQQLQDLEECREELDTDEYEETKKETLEQLSEFNDSLKKIMSGNMTLVDELSGMQLAIQAAISQAFKTPEVIRLFAKKQPGQLRTRLAEMDRDLMVGKLERDLYTQQKVEILTALRKLGEKLTADDEAFLSANAGAILSQFEKVSTDLGSGDKILALASFEVEKTKK, from the exons ATGGCTTCCAGAGGAAAGACAGAGACAAGCAAATTAAAGCAGAATTTAGAAGAACAGTTGGATAGACTCATGCAACAATTACAAGATCTGGAGGAATGCAG AGAGGAACTTGATACAGATGAATATGAAGAAACCAAAAAGGAAACTCTGGAGCAACTAAGTGAATTTAATGATTCACTGAAGAAAATTATGTCTGGAAATATGACTTTGGTAGATGAACTAAGTGGAATGCAGCTG GCTATTCAGGCAGCTATCAGCCAGGCCTTTAAAACCCCAGAGGTCATCAGATTGTTTGCAAAGAAACAACCAGGTCAGCTTCGGACAAGGTTAGCAGAg ATGGATAGAGATCTGATGGTAGGAAAGCTGGAAAGAGACCTGTACACTCAACAGAAAGTGGAGATACTAACAGCTCTCAGGAAACTTGGAGAGAAG cTGACTGCAGATGATGAGGCCTTCTTGTCAGCAAATGCAGGTGCTATACTCAGCCAGTTTGAGAAAGTCTCTACAGACCTTG GCTCTGGAGACAAAATTCTTGCTCTGGCAAGTTTTGaggttgaaaaaacaaaaaaatga